The Agromyces sp. LHK192 genome includes a window with the following:
- a CDS encoding NUDIX domain-containing protein — protein sequence MPRHERDVRLATSTVIFALEPGVTPEGAERSASDRTSLWIPLVRRLREPGEGRWALPGGWLGAGEALDRAAARTLEETTGVTPRYLEQLYTFGDPDRSPDERVVSVVYWALVRPEETTGAIDDPNVRWFDADDLPDLAFDHNAIVEYALGRLRTKLGYSQIAHAFLGETFTIAELREVYETVLRVHLDPANFRRTVEASGALVETGEVRTGTRHRPPKLYRPAGPTDVGSAGPFRVPIAPHLRKSPS from the coding sequence ATGCCACGACACGAACGCGACGTGCGACTCGCGACCTCGACCGTCATCTTCGCGCTCGAACCCGGCGTGACGCCCGAGGGCGCGGAACGCTCGGCATCCGACCGCACCTCGCTGTGGATCCCCCTCGTGCGACGCCTTCGCGAACCCGGCGAGGGTCGCTGGGCGCTGCCCGGCGGGTGGCTGGGCGCCGGCGAGGCGCTCGACCGCGCCGCCGCGCGCACCCTCGAGGAGACCACCGGCGTCACGCCGCGCTACCTCGAGCAGCTCTACACGTTCGGCGACCCCGACCGCTCCCCCGACGAGCGCGTCGTCTCGGTCGTGTACTGGGCGCTCGTCCGCCCCGAGGAGACGACGGGCGCGATCGACGACCCCAACGTGCGCTGGTTCGACGCCGACGACCTGCCCGACCTCGCCTTCGACCACAACGCGATCGTCGAGTACGCGCTCGGGCGCCTGCGCACGAAGCTCGGCTATTCGCAGATCGCGCACGCGTTCCTCGGCGAGACGTTCACCATCGCCGAGCTGCGCGAGGTCTACGAGACCGTGCTGCGCGTGCACCTCGATCCGGCGAACTTCCGGCGCACCGTCGAGGCATCCGGCGCGCTCGTCGAGACCGGCGAGGTGCGCACCGGCACGCGGCACCGGCCGCCCAAGCTCTATCGCCCCGCGGGGCCGACCGACGTCGGCAGCGCGGGGCCGTTCCGAGTCCCCATCGCACCGCACCTGAGGAAGAGTCCGTCATGA
- the nadC gene encoding carboxylating nicotinate-nucleotide diphosphorylase: MTDRREIDRIVDAALDEDAPWGDLTGEILIPEDATATAELVAREPGVYSGVAVFEAAFRLVDARIRVEAFAGDGDRFGAGDVLARVAGSARGILRAERVALNLVQRMSGIATLTSTYVAAVAGTRARIVDTRKTTPGLRSLERQAVRDGGGRNHRRSLSDAIMAKDNHLAVLTAGGRDLATALREARERMPHTAHLEVEVDRVDQIDAVLAGGADTIMLDNFSLGQLREGVARIDGRAVVEASGGVTIDTVADIAATGVDVISVGALTHSVRSLDLGLDVVVEPGAS; this comes from the coding sequence ATGACCGACCGCCGCGAGATCGACCGCATCGTCGACGCCGCCCTCGACGAGGACGCCCCGTGGGGCGACCTGACCGGCGAGATACTGATCCCGGAGGACGCGACCGCGACCGCCGAGCTGGTCGCCCGTGAGCCGGGCGTCTACTCGGGCGTCGCCGTGTTCGAGGCGGCGTTCCGGCTCGTCGACGCGAGGATCCGGGTCGAGGCGTTCGCCGGGGACGGCGACCGGTTCGGGGCGGGCGACGTGCTGGCGAGGGTCGCGGGTTCGGCGCGCGGCATCCTGCGCGCCGAACGCGTGGCGCTGAACCTCGTGCAGCGCATGTCGGGCATCGCGACCCTCACCTCGACCTACGTCGCCGCCGTCGCCGGCACCCGCGCGCGCATCGTCGACACCCGCAAGACCACGCCGGGCCTGCGAAGCCTCGAGCGCCAGGCGGTGCGCGACGGCGGCGGCCGCAACCACCGGCGCTCGCTGTCCGACGCGATCATGGCCAAGGACAACCACCTCGCGGTGCTCACCGCCGGCGGCCGCGACCTGGCGACGGCGCTGCGCGAGGCTCGCGAACGGATGCCGCACACCGCGCACCTCGAGGTAGAGGTCGACCGCGTGGACCAGATCGACGCGGTGCTCGCGGGCGGCGCCGACACGATCATGCTCGACAACTTCTCGCTCGGGCAGTTGCGCGAGGGCGTCGCCCGCATCGACGGGCGGGCCGTCGTCGAGGCATCCGGCGGCGTCACGATCGATACCGTCGCCGATATCGCGGCGACCGGGGTCGACGTGATCTCGGTCGGGGCGCTCACGCACTCGGTGCGTTCC
- the nadA gene encoding quinolinate synthase NadA encodes MTLVDPSTAPAAATDAAATRLAASVDRSIRLISTGRQSGGTCSPDLVAGPWDFDRGPAAYGPGASMGDVIPAGAPRQGALPEAYRRATDAELHERIRAAKQALGDRVVVLGHFYQRDEVIQHADFTGDSFQLANAALTRPDAEAIVFCGVHFMAETADILSRPDQAVILPNLAAGCSMADMADESSVEECWEQLADVYGDLDAVDADGRVPVIPVTYMNSSAALKGFVGRHGGIVCTSSNARTVLEQAFERGQRVLFFPDQHLGRNTAKAMGVPLERMPMWNPRKPLGGSTADDLADAKVILWHGFCSVHKRFTVDQIANARQTHPDVQVIVHPECPMEVVDAADAAGSTDFIVKAIAAAPAGSTFAIGTEINLVQRLAAEHPEHEIFCLDPVVCPCSTMYRIHPGYLAWVLEELVAGNVVNRITVGDEVAGHARVALERMLAAKPPASQPAATGA; translated from the coding sequence ATGACGCTCGTCGATCCCAGCACCGCACCCGCCGCAGCGACCGACGCGGCCGCCACGCGCCTCGCCGCATCCGTCGACCGGAGCATTCGGCTCATCTCGACCGGCAGGCAGTCGGGCGGCACGTGCTCGCCCGACCTCGTCGCGGGCCCGTGGGACTTCGACCGGGGACCGGCGGCCTACGGCCCCGGCGCGTCGATGGGCGACGTCATCCCCGCGGGAGCCCCCCGGCAGGGCGCCCTCCCCGAGGCGTACCGCCGGGCGACCGACGCGGAGCTGCACGAACGCATCCGCGCGGCCAAGCAGGCCCTCGGCGACCGCGTCGTCGTGCTGGGGCATTTCTACCAACGCGACGAGGTGATCCAGCACGCCGACTTCACGGGCGACTCGTTCCAGCTCGCGAACGCCGCCCTCACGCGCCCCGACGCCGAGGCGATCGTGTTCTGCGGGGTGCACTTCATGGCCGAGACCGCCGACATCCTCTCGCGCCCCGACCAGGCGGTCATCCTCCCGAACCTCGCCGCCGGATGCTCCATGGCCGACATGGCCGACGAGTCGAGCGTCGAGGAGTGCTGGGAGCAGCTCGCCGACGTCTACGGCGACCTCGATGCGGTCGACGCCGACGGCCGGGTGCCCGTCATCCCCGTCACGTACATGAACTCGTCGGCCGCGCTCAAGGGGTTCGTCGGCCGCCACGGCGGCATCGTCTGCACCTCGTCGAACGCGCGCACCGTGCTCGAGCAGGCCTTCGAACGCGGTCAGCGGGTGCTCTTCTTCCCCGACCAGCACCTGGGCCGCAACACCGCGAAGGCGATGGGCGTGCCGCTCGAGCGCATGCCGATGTGGAACCCGCGCAAGCCGCTCGGCGGCTCGACCGCGGACGACCTCGCCGACGCGAAGGTGATCCTCTGGCACGGCTTCTGCTCGGTGCACAAGCGCTTCACGGTCGACCAGATCGCGAACGCCCGGCAGACCCACCCCGACGTGCAGGTCATCGTGCACCCCGAATGCCCGATGGAGGTCGTCGATGCGGCCGACGCGGCCGGATCGACCGACTTCATCGTGAAGGCCATCGCGGCGGCGCCGGCCGGCTCGACGTTCGCGATCGGCACCGAGATCAACCTCGTGCAGCGGCTCGCGGCCGAGCACCCCGAGCACGAGATCTTCTGCCTCGACCCGGTGGTCTGCCCGTGCTCGACGATGTACCGCATCCACCCGGGCTACCTCGCGTGGGTGCTCGAGGAGCTCGTCGCCGGCAACGTCGTCAACCGCATCACGGTCGGCGACGAGGTCGCCGGGCACGCGCGCGTCGCGCTCGAGCGGATGCTCGCGGCGAAGCCGCCGGCTTCGCAGCCGGCGGCCACGGGGGCCTGA
- a CDS encoding amidohydrolase → MQDTTPIERIVEAIGPRFTRLSDEIWDDPHLRWQEYGSMEKQIAAAEEFGFTVQREAGGIPTAFSAEKGEGGPVIAFLGEYDSLAGLSQASGVAEPAPNPETSNTNGQGCGHNLLGSGSLLAAVAAAKHLEEEGLPGRVRYYGCPAEEAAAGKTFMVQGGAFDGVDAAVSWHPAPVMTATQILTLSYAQVYFRYTGVASHAGADPAHGRSALDAVELCNVGVNFLREHMSDTARVHYAITDAGGHSPNVVQANASVYYVVRANTVAEMRELYDRVVKIAQGAALMTETTLEIDFDGACAEILPNVALEQALQANVESIGGVPFDDADREAAAAFTATVPEREVAGMRRFLGLPAGAVLQDGVLPLGDPNRRQQMTGSSDVGDVSWTVPTVQITGATCAVGTPGHSWQMVAQGKLPAAHKGMLHAAKAMAATAVDLMVDADLLAAARAEFEGIIAETPYDCPIPEGVVAPPLRAGNEAHLIASDHAAQVAAQVAAG, encoded by the coding sequence ATGCAGGACACCACCCCCATCGAGCGGATCGTCGAGGCGATCGGCCCACGGTTCACCCGGCTCAGCGACGAGATCTGGGACGACCCGCACCTGCGCTGGCAGGAGTACGGCTCGATGGAGAAGCAGATCGCCGCGGCCGAGGAATTCGGCTTCACCGTGCAGCGCGAGGCCGGCGGCATCCCCACCGCCTTCTCCGCCGAGAAGGGCGAGGGCGGCCCGGTCATCGCGTTCCTCGGCGAGTACGACTCGCTCGCCGGCCTCAGCCAGGCCTCCGGCGTCGCCGAGCCCGCGCCGAACCCCGAGACCTCGAACACGAACGGGCAGGGCTGCGGGCACAACCTGCTCGGGTCCGGCTCGCTGCTCGCCGCCGTCGCCGCGGCGAAGCACCTCGAGGAGGAGGGCCTGCCGGGCCGGGTCCGGTACTACGGATGCCCCGCCGAGGAGGCCGCGGCAGGCAAGACGTTCATGGTCCAGGGCGGCGCATTCGACGGTGTCGACGCGGCGGTCTCGTGGCATCCGGCACCGGTCATGACCGCGACCCAGATCCTGACCCTCTCGTACGCGCAGGTGTACTTCCGCTACACCGGCGTCGCGTCGCACGCCGGTGCCGACCCGGCGCACGGTCGCAGCGCGCTCGATGCGGTCGAGCTGTGCAACGTCGGCGTCAACTTCCTGCGCGAGCACATGTCCGACACCGCTCGCGTGCACTACGCCATCACGGATGCCGGCGGCCACTCGCCGAACGTCGTCCAGGCGAACGCGAGCGTCTACTACGTCGTGCGGGCCAACACCGTCGCCGAGATGCGCGAGCTCTACGACCGGGTCGTGAAGATCGCGCAGGGCGCCGCGCTCATGACCGAGACCACGCTCGAGATCGACTTCGACGGCGCGTGCGCCGAGATCCTGCCGAACGTCGCGCTCGAGCAGGCGCTGCAGGCGAACGTCGAGTCGATCGGCGGCGTGCCGTTCGACGACGCCGACCGCGAGGCCGCCGCCGCGTTCACCGCCACGGTGCCCGAGCGCGAGGTCGCCGGCATGCGCCGGTTCCTCGGGCTGCCGGCCGGCGCCGTGCTGCAGGACGGCGTGCTGCCGCTCGGCGACCCGAACCGCCGCCAGCAGATGACGGGGTCCTCCGACGTCGGCGACGTCAGCTGGACCGTGCCCACGGTCCAGATCACGGGTGCGACCTGCGCGGTCGGAACCCCGGGGCACTCCTGGCAGATGGTCGCCCAGGGCAAGCTGCCCGCCGCGCACAAGGGCATGCTGCACGCCGCCAAGGCGATGGCCGCGACCGCGGTCGACCTCATGGTCGACGCCGACCTGCTCGCCGCCGCGCGCGCCGAGTTCGAGGGGATCATCGCCGAGACGCCGTACGACTGCCCGATCCCCGAGGGCGTCGTCGCGCCGCCGCTGCGCGCGGGCAACGAGGCGCACCTCATCGCGTCCGACCACGCCGCGCAGGTCGCGGCGCAGGTCGCCGCGGGCTGA
- a CDS encoding DUF1294 domain-containing protein has translation MDPGALIAGAVFGAAAITVWVLGGAVLLVPAWYALTSLLAALAYSRDKSAARRDERRIPESTLLAFGLVGGWPGALVAQQALRHKTRKRSFVVAFWASVVLNVAALAAVLLWIVPAVSGR, from the coding sequence ATGGACCCGGGCGCGCTGATCGCCGGCGCCGTCTTCGGCGCCGCGGCGATCACGGTGTGGGTGCTCGGCGGCGCCGTGCTGCTCGTACCGGCCTGGTACGCGCTCACGAGCCTGCTCGCCGCGCTCGCGTACTCGCGCGACAAGTCCGCCGCCCGACGCGACGAGCGCCGCATCCCCGAGTCCACCCTCCTCGCCTTCGGACTCGTGGGCGGGTGGCCGGGGGCGCTCGTCGCCCAGCAGGCGCTGCGCCACAAGACGCGCAAGCGCTCCTTCGTCGTCGCGTTCTGGGCGTCGGTCGTGCTGAACGTCGCCGCGCTCGCCGCGGTGCTGCTGTGGATCGTGCCCGCCGTCAGCGGCCGGTGA
- the nadB gene encoding L-aspartate oxidase codes for MARVLVIGSGIAGLWTAVRAAEAGHDVELVTKAELAAGSTRHAQGGIAAAIFPDDAVERHVADTLDAGAGLCDPVAVRLLCEEGPARVRDLIRFGVAFDRGESGLERGLEAAHSRARILHAGGDATGAAIEAALVATVRRRAVAITEHATLLDLRVEDGRVTGAIVLDAAGRRVERIADAVVLATGGNGCLYRHTTNPSVATGDGVAAAWRAGAAVADLEFTQFHPTALAAPGTPLISEAVRGEGAVLRDASGARFLLDVDPRGELAPRDVVARAVWQRMQEQGGAPVLLDATAFDAAFLARRFPGVDRAIRSAGFDWSREAVPITPAAHYAMGGVATDRHGRTSMPGLFAVGECARTGVHGANRLASNSLLEAAVFAHRAARALATPAEAWPNSGVGARHAGAVRGGHGMSAYASGVAEAGADARVDRAALRELMWTHAGLVRDAAGLQEAAAQLDAWHAPEPVDRMTAEDRNLLDLARLTVAAALARRESVGAHFRSDAPSAASAARPELEAA; via the coding sequence ATGGCCCGCGTGCTGGTGATCGGCAGCGGCATCGCCGGGCTGTGGACCGCCGTGCGCGCCGCCGAGGCGGGCCACGACGTCGAACTCGTCACCAAGGCGGAGCTCGCCGCGGGCAGCACCCGGCACGCCCAGGGCGGCATCGCCGCGGCGATCTTCCCCGACGACGCCGTCGAGCGGCACGTCGCGGACACGCTCGACGCGGGCGCCGGTCTCTGCGACCCGGTCGCGGTGCGGCTCCTCTGCGAAGAGGGCCCGGCGCGGGTGCGCGACCTGATCCGGTTCGGCGTCGCGTTCGACCGCGGCGAGTCCGGGCTCGAGCGGGGGCTCGAGGCGGCGCATTCCCGTGCGCGCATCCTGCACGCGGGCGGCGATGCCACGGGGGCGGCGATCGAGGCCGCGCTGGTCGCGACGGTCCGCCGCCGCGCGGTCGCGATCACCGAGCACGCGACGCTCCTCGACCTGCGGGTCGAGGACGGGCGGGTGACGGGTGCGATCGTCCTCGACGCTGCCGGTCGCCGCGTGGAGCGCATCGCCGACGCGGTCGTGCTCGCCACCGGCGGCAACGGATGCCTCTACCGGCATACGACGAATCCGTCGGTCGCCACCGGCGACGGCGTGGCCGCGGCATGGCGCGCCGGCGCAGCCGTCGCCGACCTCGAGTTCACCCAGTTCCACCCGACGGCGCTTGCCGCTCCGGGCACGCCGCTCATCTCCGAGGCGGTCCGCGGCGAGGGCGCGGTGCTGCGGGACGCCTCGGGCGCGCGCTTCCTCCTCGACGTCGACCCGCGCGGCGAACTCGCCCCGCGCGACGTCGTCGCCCGCGCGGTCTGGCAGCGCATGCAGGAGCAGGGCGGTGCACCGGTGCTGCTGGACGCCACGGCGTTCGACGCGGCGTTCCTCGCCCGTCGGTTCCCCGGCGTCGACCGGGCGATCCGTTCGGCCGGGTTCGACTGGTCTCGCGAAGCGGTGCCGATCACCCCTGCCGCGCACTACGCGATGGGCGGCGTCGCGACCGACCGGCACGGACGCACGTCGATGCCGGGCCTGTTCGCCGTCGGCGAGTGCGCACGCACCGGCGTGCACGGCGCGAACCGGTTGGCGTCGAACTCGCTGCTCGAGGCGGCGGTGTTCGCGCATCGCGCGGCTCGCGCGCTGGCCACCCCGGCGGAGGCCTGGCCGAACTCCGGAGTCGGCGCGCGGCACGCCGGCGCAGTGCGCGGCGGGCACGGCATGTCGGCGTACGCGTCCGGAGTTGCGGAGGCGGGCGCCGACGCACGTGTCGACCGTGCCGCCCTGCGCGAGCTCATGTGGACCCATGCCGGGCTGGTGCGCGACGCCGCCGGCCTGCAGGAGGCGGCCGCGCAGCTCGACGCCTGGCACGCGCCCGAGCCCGTCGACCGGATGACGGCCGAGGACCGCAACCTCCTCGACCTCGCCCGGCTCACCGTCGCTGCGGCGCTCGCCCGCCGCGAGAGCGTCGGCGCCCACTTCCGATCGGATGCCCCGTCCGCGGCGTCCGCAGCCCGCCCCGAACTGGAGGCCGCCTGA